Sequence from the Segatella copri genome:
TGTTACCAAGCGCAATGCTGCCTGCTATGCTGAACTCCTCCAAAACAAAGGATTCAAGGAAGCTAGGGTGTTGATTACGGATAATAATGTGAAAGTTATATACGGAACATACTCTACCGAGGGCGAAGCTTATACTGCTCTCAACCGTTTACACAACTATGATGCTTTTACTGACGGCTGGATTACGAAAGTGAAAGAATAGTTGACAGTTAAGAGTTTATAGTTTATAGCTAGAACAAAGAGCAAGGAGTATCGGAAACTTCTACAACACATTATTATAATAAAGACAGAAAAGTAAGAAAAAGAATATGAAAAGAGTACGTTGTCCTAAGTGCGATAATTTTATCACCTTCGACGAGACCAAGTATCAGGCAGGTCAGAGTCTCGTTTTCGTTTGTCCTAATTGCAATAAGCAGTTTGGCATCCGAATGGGAGTTTCCAAGCTCCGCGAAACCCGCAAAGAGGAAAAACTTGACGAGAATGCCAACGAGAAGGGATACGGCTCTATCGTTGTCATCGAGAACGTATTCGCTTACAAACAGGTCATCCCGCTCCAGTTAGGCGACAACATCATCGGCCGCTACATGAAGAACAGCGGAATCAACTGCCCTATCGAAACCGTAGACCCAAGCGTTGACACGAACCATTGCGTAAT
This genomic interval carries:
- a CDS encoding FHA domain-containing protein encodes the protein MKRVRCPKCDNFITFDETKYQAGQSLVFVCPNCNKQFGIRMGVSKLRETRKEEKLDENANEKGYGSIVVIENVFAYKQVIPLQLGDNIIGRYMKNSGINCPIETVDPSVDTNHCVINVSRDKKGKLKYVLRDGPSYTGTFVDNEILGDRERRVIEDGTLFTIGATSIILRTADSEEEN